The Streptomyces capitiformicae genome contains the following window.
CCGCGCTCATGCCTTGGCACCACGTCGAACGACCTCGGCGACCAGCCCGCCGAGGGTCAGGGAGGCCAGCGGCTCGATATCGGTGTCCGGTATCTCCACCCCGAACCGCGACTCCAGCCGCAGCGTGAGCTCGATCAGCGACAACGAGTCCACTTCCAGCCCGCCGACGGTCACCGGGCTGTCGTCCGTGATGCCGTCGCGGCTGGTCAGGATGTTCATCTCGTCGATGACCGCGTTGAGAACGAACTCACGGATCTCGTCTTCCAGGGTTGACGTACTCATGATCAAGTCTCCAGTAACTGTTTTCAGTGAGGGCCGAGTCGAGCGCTCTGCAAGGGCGCGGTTCACCCGGTGGAACAGGTACGCAGCGTCGTCGCCTCGCGCACGAGCTTCCCGTTCGACGTACGAGGCAAGGCCTCCAACAGCCGAACCACCCGAGGCAGCTTGTAATCGGCCAACCGCTCCCGGCACCAGCGCAGCAACTCCTCGGCGGAAGGGGCCGGTTCGACCCCGCCGGTCAGGGCCACATACGCCTCGGTCACGCCCTCGTGGACGAGTACCGCCTGCTCGACCGCCGGATGCTCACGCAGCACATGCTCGACCTCGGTGAGGTCGACCTTGAGGCCGCCGATCACGACGAGGGAGTCGGCCCGGCCCCGCACGGTGACGGTGCCGTCGACGTCCACGGTGGCCCGGTCCCTGGTGTGCAGCCAGCCGTCCGCGTACTGGCCGCCGCCCGAGTCGTAGAGGTACGGCGACTCGGCCAGCGCCACGTCCAACTCGCCCGTGCGCTCCCGTACGACGACACCGGGCGCGGCAGGACCGATGGCCGGCCGGGGCAGTGTGCCGCTCGCGTCCATGGCGACCACACCGGTCTCGGTGGTGCCGTAGGACTCGCCGACCGGCACGCCGTACGTCTCGGCGAAGCGCGCGGCGACCTCGGGGGGCATAAGCTCACCGCCCGACACGGCGACCCGCAGATCGGGCAGCGCGGGGGGATCGATCGCGGCGGCGAGCAGCTCGTAGTGCATCGGCACCCCGAACAGGGTGGTGATCCGGTGTTCCACCGCGGTCCGCAGGATGTCCCGGGCTGTGACCCGCGGCGCGAAGACCACGGAGACACCGGCCACGAGTGAGTGCAGCAGCCCGGCGATCAGGCCGAAGCTGTGGGCGGTCGAGCTGAGCAGCAGCAGTCGGTCGCCCTCGCCCGGCATACCGGGGATCGCGGCGAACCGCTCCACCTCCTCGGCCAGCGACCGGGCCGTCCTGCCGATCACCTTCGGCCGCCCGGTGGACCCCGAGCTGAACTGGACCAGCCGGTGCGCGGTGGCGGCGGGGCGCCCGCCCCTGCGCACCTCGGTGGTGACCTCGTACTCGGGCCGGAAACCGAACGCCGCCCGGACGTTCGTACCGGCCCCGACCATGAACTGCGGCCGGCAGACGGCGGAGAGCGCCTCCACCTCGGCCGGTTTCAGCCGGAAGTCGAACAGCAGCACCTGCGCGCCCAGCTGCCACAGCGCGAGCAGCACCTCGACCTGGGTGAAGCTGGGCGGGGTCCGCAGGCCCACCGTGCTGCCGGCCCCGATGCCGTACCCGGCGAACACGGCAGCCTGCTTGGCCACCCGTTCCCGCAACTCGCCCCGGGTGACG
Protein-coding sequences here:
- a CDS encoding class I adenylate-forming enzyme family protein; the protein is MVQLVDDDGMGSLVQRLFDARDDGLPYLTHQQETVTRGELRERVAKQAAVFAGYGIGAGSTVGLRTPPSFTQVEVLLALWQLGAQVLLFDFRLKPAEVEALSAVCRPQFMVGAGTNVRAAFGFRPEYEVTTEVRRGGRPAATAHRLVQFSSGSTGRPKVIGRTARSLAEEVERFAAIPGMPGEGDRLLLLSSTAHSFGLIAGLLHSLVAGVSVVFAPRVTARDILRTAVEHRITTLFGVPMHYELLAAAIDPPALPDLRVAVSGGELMPPEVAARFAETYGVPVGESYGTTETGVVAMDASGTLPRPAIGPAAPGVVVRERTGELDVALAESPYLYDSGGGQYADGWLHTRDRATVDVDGTVTVRGRADSLVVIGGLKVDLTEVEHVLREHPAVEQAVLVHEGVTEAYVALTGGVEPAPSAEELLRWCRERLADYKLPRVVRLLEALPRTSNGKLVREATTLRTCSTG
- a CDS encoding acyl carrier protein; this translates as MSTSTLEDEIREFVLNAVIDEMNILTSRDGITDDSPVTVGGLEVDSLSLIELTLRLESRFGVEIPDTDIEPLASLTLGGLVAEVVRRGAKA